CGAGACCCCCGAGGGCGCCCGGCAGCAGCTCGGCGACGTGGACGCGGTCTGCATCCCCGGCGGCTTCGGCGACCGCGGCGTGGACGGCAAGGTCGCCGCGATCACCTACGCCCGCGAGAACAAGGTGCCGCTGCTGGGCCTGTGCCTGGGCCTGCAGTGCGTGGTCATCGAGGCCGCCCGCAGCCTGGCCGGCCTGCCCGAGGCCAACTCCACCGAGTTCGACTCCGCCGCGAAGTACCCGGTCGTCTCGACCATGGCCGAGCAGCTGGCGATCGTCGACGGCAAGGGCGACCTGGGCGGCACCATGCGCCTGGGCCTGTACCCGGCGAAGCTCGCCGAAGGCTCCATCGTGCGCGAGGTGTACGGCGGCGAGCCGTACGTCGAGGAGCGCCACCGCCACCGCTACGAGGTCAACAACGCCTACCGCGCCGACCTGGAGAAGACCGGTCTGCAGTTCTCCGGCCTCTCCCCGAAGGGCGACCTGGTCGAGTACGTCGAGTACCCGCGCGAGGTCCACCCCTACCTGGTCGCCACCCAGGCCCACCCCGAGCTGAAGTCCCGCCCGACCCGCCCGCACCCGCTGTTCGCGGGCCTGGTCGCGGCGGCGATCGACCGCAAGGTCGGCTGAGCCGCTCCCCGGAGCGACCGAGCGCCCGCCGGGATCCTCCCGGCGGGCGCTTCGGCGTGTCGCGGGGGCGGCGTCCGGTAGATTGTGTCTATCTGACGAGAAGGGGTGGTGCCCGGTGTCCGGGATTCACGACACGGCCGAGGAGTGGGACGTCCGGGACGGGCACACGCCCTTCCGCGGCAAGGTGACGGGCGTGCGCAGCGAGCAGGTCAGGATGCCCGACGGCGTCTGGGCGCAGCGCGACTACCAACTGCACCCCGGGTCGGTCGCGGTGCTCGCCCTCGACGAGCAGGACCGCGTGCTGACCCTGCGCCAGTACCGGCACCCCGTCCGGCACCGGCTCTGGGAGCTGCCGGCGGGGCTGCTCGACGTGCCCGGCGAGAACCCGCTGCACGCGGCGCAGCGGGAGCTCTTCGAGGAGGCCCACGGCAAGGCCGGGCAGTGGCGCGTCCTGGTCGACTTCTTCACCTCCCCGGGCGGCAGCGACGAGGCGGTGCGGCTGTTCCTGGCGACGGAGCTCTCCGAGGCCGAGGAGGAGCGCTACGCGGCGCACGGCGAGGAGCTGGAGATCGAGGCGGCCTGGGTGCCCCGGGCGGAACTGGTCCGGCTGATCCTGGCCGGCGAGCTCCACAACCCGACCCTGGTCACCGGCGTCCTCGCCCTCACCGCGGCCCTGCCGGGCGGCCTCGACGCACTGCGACCCGCGGACGCGGAGTGGCCGGCCCGACCGTACTAGCGGGACCGCGGACGGCCCGCGCACCGGCAGCCCGCCCCTGCCTTCGCAGCGGCGGGCGCGGCGCAGCGGGTTGCGCCAGCAAGGTGATTCGGCCGTTGGTCATACCGGGGCGTCTCGGCGGGGCGGGGTGATCGAACTACGCTTCGCGGACAGGGCCCGGCGTGCGGGTCGGGTTCGCTGGGCGACGGGTCGGGAGTGGCGCGGGTGGCGAGGAAGACGGCGGCGGTGGCCGAGGCGGCCGGGATCTTCGACGTGCTGCCCGCGGGTGCCCGGCCGTTCGCCGGGCGGGCCGCGGAACTGGCGGCGCTGACGGTCGCGGCCGGACGGCCGCCCGCGGCGGGCCGGGGCGGCTGCTGGTGCTGGCCGGGCGGCCCGGCTCGGGGCGCACCGCGCTCGCGGTGCGGTGGGCCGGGTCGGTGGCCGGGGACTACCCGGACGGGCTGCTGTACGCGCGGCTGTCGGCGCCCGACGGGGGCCGGGTGGGGGCCGGGCGGGCGGCCCGGATGCTGCTGGACCAGCTGGGCGAGCGCCCGGGCGCGGCGCTGCTGCCGGGCGCCGCGGAGGAGGACCCGGCCTGCGAGGCGCTGCGCGAGGCGCTCGGGCAGCGCCGGGTGCTGGTGCTGCTGGACGACGTCCGGGACGCCGGGCAGGTGTGGCCGCTGCTGGCGGAGAAGACGCAGTCGCTGCTGCTGGCCACCACCTCGGGGCCGCTGATGGGCATCGACGGCATCGACCCGGTCATCCTCGGCGGGATGGACCACCGGGCCGCCGTCGACCTGCTGGGCGAGCTGGTCGGGGGGACCAGGATCTCCTGCGACCCGGTCGGCGCCGCCGACCTCGCCGAGGCGTGCGCCAACCGCCCGGCCGCGCTGCGGCTGGTCGCGGGCTGGCTGCGCGGCGAGCCCCGGCTGGCGGTGACCGACGCGGCGGCCCGGCTGCACGCCGTCCCGCCGCCCGCGCCGGTGGTGGTCGAGGGGCCGCAGCGGCCCGCCGACCCGGAGCGGGAGACGGTGCCGGTGGTGGAGGGCGACCCGCTGCGCGGGGCGTTCGAGCTGGCGTACCGGCGGCTGCCCGCGGCCCGGGCCCGGCTGCTGCGGCTGTGCACGCTGGCGCCGGGCCAGCAGGTGGACCTGCGGACCGCGTCCGCGCTGGTGGGCTGCCCGGCCCCGGAGGCGGGGGCCTCGCTGGCCGAGCTGGCCGAGCTGGAGCTGCTGGAGCGCGAGCCGGACGCCGCGGACGGCACCGAGCGCTACCGCGTCCCGGGCCGACTGTACGGGCGGCTGGTGGAGCTGCGCCGGGAGAGCGACCGCGCCTCGGAGGTGGAGCTGGCCCGGGCCCGGCTGCTGGAGCGGCTGGTGCGGCTGGTCGACTCGGCGCGGCTGCTGCTCGACCCGGCGGCCGGCCCCAACCCGGACCCGCTGCCCGGCCCGCTGCGGCTGCGCACCGCCGCGCACGCCGAGGGCTGGCTGCTGGGGGAGCGCGAGCAACTGCTGGCCGCGGTCGCCGACGCGGTGGGGCAGGGGGACCTGGACGGTTCGGCGGGCCGGCTGGTGACCGCGCTGCTGCGCGCCCTGCCGCTGACCGGCGAGGCCGCCCCCGCCGACCTGCACGCGCTGCACGAGTCGGTGCTGAAGGTCGCCGAGCGGCAGGGCAACCCGCGCCGGGCCGCCGCCGCGCTGCTGAACCTGGGCGACCTCCAGGCCGCCGCCGGGCGGTGGGAGCAGGCGGGCGAGCGCTACCGCCGGGCGGTCGAGCTGGCCCGGGGGGCGGGCGACGAGGCCGGCTGCGCCCGGGCGCTGGAGGGCGTGGGCCACGGTCACCGGGCGCTCGGCGATCCGCTGCGCGCCGCCGACGCGTACGGGCGGGCGCTGGTGCTGCGGCAGGCGCTGGGCGACCAGGCCGCGGAGGCCCGGCTGCTGGTGCGGCTGGCCGAGGCGCACGCCGGGCTGCGGCGCTTCGAGGAGGCGCTGCGCGAGTACCGGTCGGCGGCCGCGGTGCTGCGCCGGACCGGCGACGGGCGGGGGGAGCGGGAGGTCGCGGCGCTGTCGGCCCGTCTTCAGCGGCACCTCGGCCGGGAGGGTTCGGGTCCGCTTTCGGAGTAGTGTCGTAGGTGCGGAGTTCGCCCCGCAATGTGGCCTTGGATCCCGTACAAGCCTACGAACCTGCCAATGAGTCCGACTGATTTGGTCACTTTGGAAGGCTGACACGCCGACTTGGCTTCATTACACTCGAACTCAGTCGCGCATAGATCTATGCACCGGCCTGTCCGTTGTGCCCTCCGTGTGCGTCGCCGCCGGTCTTCCCCGGTAGGTATTTCCCCATGGCAAGAGGACGTGTTAGCCGTGAAGGTCGGCATCCCCCGCGAGGTCAAGAACCACGAGTACCGCGTGGCCATCACGCCCGCCGGCGTGCATGAGCTGGTCCGCAACGGACACGAGGTCGTCATCGAGGACAACGCCGGTGTCGGCTCCTCGATCCCCAACGAGGAGTACGTCGCCGCCGGTGCGACCATCCTCCCCACCGCCGACGAGGTGTGGGCCGCGGCCGACATGATCCTCAAGGTGAAGGAGCCCATCGCGCAGGAGTACCACCGCCTGCGCAAGGGCCAGACCCTCTTCACCTACCTGCACCTGGCCGCCGACCGGGCCGGCACCGACGCGCTGGTCGCCTCTGGCACCACCGCGATCGCCTACGAGACGGTGCAGCTGCCGGGCGGCGGGCTGCCGCTGCTCGCCCCGATGTCCGAGGTCGCGGGCCGGCTGGCCCCGCAGGTCGGCTCCTACCACCTGATGCGCCCGGCGGGCGGCCGCGGCGTGCTGCCCGGCGGCGTGCCCGGCACCCACCCGGCCAAGGCGGTCGTCATCGGCGGCGGCGTCTCCGGCTGGCACGCGGCCACCATCGCCATCGGCATGGGCTACGACGTGACCCTGCTCGACCGCGACATCAACAAGCTGCGCGAGGCCGACAAGGTCTTCGGCACCAAGGTCAAGGCGATCGTCTCCAACTCCTTCGAGCTGGAGAAGGCCGTCGTCGAGGCCGACCTGGTGATCGGCGCCGTGCTGATCCCGGGTGCCAAGGCCCCCAAGCTGGTCACCAACGAGCTGGTCGCGAAGATGAAGCCGGGCTCCGTGCTCGTCGACATCGCCATCGACCAGGGCGGCTGCTTCGAGGACTCGCACCCCACCACGCACGCCGAGCCGACCTTCCAGGTCCACGACTCGGTCTTCTACTGCGTGGCCAACATGCCGGGCGCCGTCCCGAACACCTCCACCTACGCGCTCACCAACGCGACCCTGCCGTACGTGGTCGAGCTGGCCAACCGCGGGTGGAAGGAGGCGCTGCGCCGCGACGCCGCGCTGGCCAAGGGCCTGAACGTGCACGAGGGCCAGATCACCTTCCCCGCCGTCGCCGAGGCCTTCGGCCTGGAGTCGGTGTCGCTGGAGAGCGTGCTCGCCTGACCCCCCCTCACCCGCTGTCGCCCCCGGCCGTCCTTCCCCTCCGCGCCGGGGGCTTCGGCATGCCCGCGCGGGCGGGCGGTCGGCCCCCGGGTGACCGCCGGCGGTCAATTCCGGTGCGGTTTGTCACCCGCTCTGTCGACAAGGACACCTGACGGGCCCTCACGGCCCGGCGACCGCGCGGAAACGTTAGGGTCGTGTCTTGACACGGGGTGGGTGAACGGCCGACACAAGCGGCCCACTACCGTGGATTGTGTTGCTGCCAATGCCCGAAACGGCCTAGAGTCGCAAACCGTTGGCATGCTGCCACGCTGACGAATCGACATAGAGTCCTGGACGTCCAAGGAGGTAAGACGACTTGTGAATGAGTCGACATTTGCTCCCGGGGGTGGTCAGCCAGGACTGGCGGAGCTCTCCGCCGGGCAGCCGAACGAGGAAGCCCGGCAGGCCACGGTGGGCGCGCAGGAGGTCGGCTCGGTCGCGGTCCGCACCTTCGAGGCCCGCCAGAGCGCGGCGGCAGCCGCCACCGACTACGACGCCGACTTCGCGGCGTACGGGCTGGCCTACAACGAGCTCGGCTACGGGCCCTACGACGACCCGGACGCCGAGTACGAGCCCGACCCCGAGTACGCCGCCACGCTGGCCCCCGACGCGGCCCGCCAGCGCCGCGAACGGGTCGGCCCGACCGGCCGGCCGCTGCCGTACTTCCCGATCCCCGCGCCGCTCGCCGAGCACGGCCCCGCGCAGATCATCGCGATGTGCAACCAGAAGGGCGGCGTCGGCAAGACCACCTCCACCATCAACCTGGGCGCGGCGCTCGCCGAGTACGGCCGCCGGGTCCTGCTGGTGGACTTCGACCCGCAGGGCGCGCTCTCGGTCGGCCTCGGCGTCAACCCGATGGAGCTGGACGTCACCGTCTACAACCTGCTCATGGAGCGGGGCCTGACGGCCGACGAGGTGCTGCTGAAGACCGCCATCCCCGGCATGGACCTGCTGCCGTCCAACATCGACCTGTCGGCCGCCGAGGTGCAGCTGGTCAGCGAGGTCGCCCGGGAGTCGGCGCTGGCCCGCGCGCTCAAGCCGCTGCTGCCCGACTACGACTACGTCATCATCGACTGCCAGCCCTCGCTGGGCCTGCTGACGGTCAACGCCCTGACCGCCGCGCACAGCGTCATCGTCCCGCTGGAGTGCGAGTTCTTCGCGCTGCGCGGCGTCGCGCTGCTCACCGAGACCATCGAGAAGGTCTGCGAGCGGCTCAACCCCGACCTGCGGCTGGACGGCATCCTGGCCACCATGTACGACTCCCGCACGGTGCACTCGCGCGAGGTGCTGGCCCGGGTCGTCGAGGCGTTCGGCGAGCACGTCTTCCACACCGTCATCGGGCGGACCGTCCGGTTCCCCGAGACCACCGTGGCCGGCGAGCCGATCACCACCTACGCCACGAACTCGGTCGGCGCCGCCGCCTACCGCCAGCTCGCCAGGGAGGTGCTCGACCGGTGCCGCCCCGCCGAGTGAGCCTTCCGGGGGCCGACGAACTGTTCCGGGCAACCGGCGGAATGGCCCTGTCGCCCTCGCTCGCACGCAACGGCAACGGCTCCGGCCCCGGCTCCGCGAACGGTCCGGCCAACGGCTCCGCGAACGGCTCCGCCGCGGCGGGGCAGGAGAGCCCCGGGGACGGCCAGGGCGCCGCCCCGGCGCCGCGCACCGCGGAGGTGCCCGCCGCCAGACCGGAAGCCGCTCCGGCGGCCCCGCGGGCGCGCGGAGGACCCCGCGGAGGCCCGCCGGACGGGCCCGGCGACGGTGCGCGGGCGCGGACGAGCCCGGCGGCCCTCCGGCCGGGAGCGGCACGACGAGAAGATCACCGTGTACGTGTCCGCCGAGGAACTGATGGACCTGGAGCACGCCCGCCTGGTGCTGCGCGGCGAGCACGGCCTCGCGGTGGACCGCGGCCGGGTCGTCCGGGAGGCCATCTCGGTGGTCCTGGCGGACCTGGAGCAGCGCGGCGAGGCCTCGATCCTCGTGCGCAGGCTGCGCGGCCGCTGAGGGCCGGGCCGGGCGGGGCGCGCGGCCCCGCGCGCGCCCGGGTTCGCCCGGCGTTCTGCCAGAATGTTCCGTTATGGCGTTCCAGGTCCGGTTGGAGAACTTCGAGGGGCCGTTCGACCTGCTGCTCGGGCTGATCGCCAAGCACAAGCTGGACGTCACCGAGGTGGCGCTGTCGAAGGTCACCGACGAGTTCGTCGCCCACATCAGGGCGATGGGCCCGGAGTGGGACCTGGACGCGGCCACCGAGTTCCTGGTGGTCGCGGCCACCCTGCTGGACCTCAAGGCGGCCCGGCTGCTGCCGGTCGCCGAGGTCGAGGACGAGGAGGACCTCGCCCTGCTGGAGGCGCGCGACCTGCTGTTCGCGCGGCTGCTCCAGTACCGGGCGTACAAGAAGGTCGCGGCGCTGTTCGCGGAGCGCTGGGAGGCCGAGGCGCTGCGCCGGCCGCGGACGGTCGCGCTGGAGCCGCAGCACGCGCTGCTGCTGCCCGAGGTGGTGCTGACGGTCGGCCCGGAGCGGTTCGCCCGGCTCGCCGCGAAGGCGTTCGCGCCCAAGCCGAGGCCGACGGTGTACGTGGACCACATCCACGTGCCGCCGGTGAGCGTGCGCGAGCAGGCCGCGCTGGTGGCGGAGCGGCTCGGCGCGCTCGGCGCGGCCACCTTCGGGCAGTTGGCCGCGGACGCGGAGAGCACGCTGGTGGTGGTGGCCCGGTTCCTGGCGCTGCTGGAGCTGTACCGGGAGAGGGCGCTGGACTTCGAGCAGCCGCAGCCCCTGGAGGAGCTGCTGGTGCGCTGGATCGCCGGGGCCGGGCGGCAGGTCGAGGTGACCGACGAGTTCGACCGCCCGGCGGGCGGCGGGGAAGGCGGTACGGCATGACGGAGCGGCCCGCGCGGCGGTCCCTGGGCCTGCCGGGCACCCCCCGGCCCGGCGAGTGGCAGGAGCCGGCGTACCCGGACGGCGCGCGCGTCGAGCCGGTGGAACGCGTCCCGGCGCTGCCGGACGGCGAGCCGCAGCGGCCCGGCGGCGTGCCGCTGCGGGCCGCCCTGGAGGCGGTGCTGATGGTCGCCGACGAGCCGGTCGCGGAGGCCAGGCTGGCCGGGCTGCTGGACGCCTCGAAGGACGAAGTGGCCTCGGTGCTGCGGGAGTTGGCGGGCGAGTACACCGCGCAGGGGCGCGGCTTCGAGCTGCGGCAGGTGGCCGGCGGGTGGCGGTTCTACAGCCGCGCGGAGTGCTCGGCGGCGGTCGAGCGGTTCGTCCTGGACGGGCAGCAGGCCCGGCTGACGCAGGCCGCGCTGGAGGCGCTGGCGGTGGTCGCGTACCGGCAGCCGGTGTCGCGCGGGAGGGTTTCCGCCGTCCGTGGTGTGAACTGCGACGGCGTGATGCGTACCCTGGTACAGCGAGGACTGGTCGAAGAAGCCGGCACCGAGCCCGAGACCGGAGCGATCCTGTATCGGACGACGAACTACTTCCTGGAACGGATGGGGCTGCGCGGCCTGGACGAGCTGCCGGAGCTCGCGCCCTTCCTGCCCGAGGTCGACGACGTGGAAGCGGAGTCCCTGGAGGGCACGATGATCGCGCAGGCGGTCGCCGCCGCACAGGAAGGGCCGAGGCCGAACCAGGCCGACCAGACGGATATCGACGTACGGACATTTTGATGCGTAGCAGTGGCAACGGTGGCAACGGCAGGAACAGCGGCGGCCAGGGCCGGGGTGGGCAGGGCGGCCGAGGCGGCCAGCAGGGCGGGGGCCGGGGCGGATCGTCGTCCTACGGCGGCGGTGGCGGCCAGCAGGGCGGCCGCGGCGGGCAGTCCTCGCGCGGCGGCTCCGGCTCGTACGGCGGCGGCTCGGGCTCGGGCTCGGGCTCCTCGTACGGCGGCGGGCGCGGCGGCTCGGGCTCGGGCTCCTCGTACGGCGGCGGCTCGGGCCGCGGCGGGGCGGGCTCCGGCTCCGGCGCGGGCTCGTACGGCCGGGGCGGCGAGCGGCGCGAGGAGCGCCGGCAGCCGCGTCCGGAGGAGCGCAGGTACGACCGCCCCGAGTACGGCGGCGGCCCGAACGCGACGCCCGGGCGCGGGGCGTACGACTCCCGCAAGCCCGGGGCGGCGCCCCGGCCGCGCCGGGAGGGGCAGGGCGCGCCCGGCGACCCGCGGCGCCAGCCGCAGCGCTCCCGGGAGCTCCAGGGCCGGATCGAGGACCGGGTGCTGGCCCGGCACGAGGGCCCCGACAAGGAGGTCGGCGAGGACGGCGAGCGCCTGCAGAAGGTGCTCGCGCGGGCCGGCATGGGCAGCCGCCGGGCCTGCGAGGAGCTGATCGCGCAGGGCCGGGTCGACGTCAACGGCCAGACCGTGCTGGAGCAGGGCCGCCGGGTCGACCCGGTGAAGGACGAGATCAAGGTGGACGGCCTGACCGTCGCCACCCAGTCCTACCTGTTCTTCGCGCTCAACAAGCCGGCCGGCGTGGTCTCCACCATGGAGGACCCCGAGGGCCGGCAGTGCCTGGGCGACTACGTGACCAACCGGGAGACCCGGCTGTTCCACGTCGGCCGCCTGGACACCGAGACCGAGGGCCTCATCCTGCTCACCAACCACGGCGAGCTGGCCCACCGCCTCACCCACCCCAAGTACGGCGTCACCAAGACCTACCTGGCCGCGATCCAGGGCCCGTTGCCGCGCGACCTCGGCAAGACCCTGGCCAAGGGCGTCGAGCTGGAGGACGGCTGGGCCCGCGCCGACAGCTTCAAGGTGGTCTCCAACCTCGGCAAGAACTACCTGGTCGAGGTGACCCTGCACGAGGGCCGCAAGCACATCGTGCGCCGCCTGCTGGCCGAGGTCGGCTTCCCGGTCGAGAAGCTGGTGCGCACCGCGTTCGGCCCGATCTCGCTGGGCGACCAGAAGTCCGGCTGGCTGCGCCGCCTGACCAACCCCGAGGTCGGCACCCTGATGCGCGAGGTCGGCCTGTAGCGGCCGACCACCGGAGCCCGCCCGCCGTGACCACGGCGGGCGGGCTCCGGTGCGTGTGCGGACGGACGCGGCGGGCCCTTGACATGTGAGGCGCACCGCACGCCCTTGCTATCGTTCCGCCCGGTGGCAGAAGATTGCCACCGAAGTTCGCCCCGACGCGTGGCGGAAGTGCGCCACCGCGTCAGGCCACAGGGCGGCGGGGGAAGGAACCACCACCATGCTGGACGCATTCACCGTGCTGGGCCTCGGCCGCCCCGACGGCCAGGTGTACGCCGCGCTGGTCGTCGCGCCGCAGTCCACCGCCGAGGAGCTGGCCGAGCACTGCGGCCTGACCCTGGAACAGTGCCGCGAGGCCCTGGACCGGCTCGCCGAGCAGGGCATGGCCACCCGCGCCCCGGTCGACCGCGAGCGCTACCTGTCGGTCGCCCCCGACGTCGCCATCGGCACCCTGATCGGCCACCGCGAGGCCGAACTGCGCTCCGCCCGCGCCGAGATGCACCGGCTGATGGACGCCTTCCGGGAGGCCTCCCGGTACACCGACCCGGCGCACTCGGTGGAGGTGCTCACCGGCGGCGAGGCGATCGCCCAGCGGCTGGAGCACCTGATCGAGTCCAGCCAGTACCAGATCCGCGGCTTCGACTGCCCGCCGTACGTGCAGGACCCGACGGTGGAGCAGCCCCGGCAGCGGGCCAAGCTCAAGTCGGGGGTGCGGATCCGCACCGTCTTCGACAAGGAGGCGATCGCCTGGCCCGGACGGCTGGAGCAGGAGATCCTCACCGGCGTCGAGGACGGCGAGGAGGCCCGGGTCCGCCCGGTGCTGCCGATGAAGATGATGATGGCCGACGACAAGATGGCGATCATCCCGATCAGCGTCGGCGACAGCGTGCTGGACGCCGCCTACGTGATCCACCCCTCCGCGCTGCTGCAGGCCCTGGACGCGCTGTTCGAGGCCGAGTGGGAGCGGGCCGTGCCGCTGCAGACCGTGCTCGGCGACGGCGAGGGCCCCGGCCCGGAGGCCGACCACCTCAAGCTGCTCGGCCTGCTCGCGGCCGGCCTCACCGACGAGTCGATCGCCCGCTCGCTGGGCTGGAGCGCCCGCACCACCCAGCGCCGCCTGCAGGGCCTGATGCGCGAACTCGGCGCCACCACCCGCTTCCAGGCCGGCATGGCGGCCCGCGAGCGCGGCTGGCTCTGACCCGGCCGGCCCGCAGGCCGCCCCCGACGGGCCCCGAGGGGCCCTGACGGGACGTCAAGGGGCCGCCAAGGGGCCGGAGCGGCCCGTTCCGGCCCGCCGGGCCTCCCGCTCAGCTCCAGGGGCTCAGCGCCGCCCAGCGGCCGTCCGGGCCGCGCTCCAGCTTCTCCAGGCCGAGCACCGCCGTCCGGTTGAGCCGGCCGTAGATGTGCGGGAACAGCGCCCCCTCGGTGGCCCCCGGGGGCGGCCCGCCGGTGGCCGCCTCCCACTTCACCATCGGCTCGACCAGCCGCTCCTCGATCAGCAGCGCCATCAGCGGCTCCGGCACGTCCCGGAAGAACGCGTTGG
The window above is part of the Kitasatospora sp. NA04385 genome. Proteins encoded here:
- a CDS encoding DUF952 domain-containing protein gives rise to the protein MIYHLAPLDDWLRDPGRPYTAASLLTEGFLHCSPDEPTALAVANAFFRDVPEPLMALLIEERLVEPMVKWEAATGGPPPGATEGALFPHIYGRLNRTAVLGLEKLERGPDGRWAALSPWS
- a CDS encoding ParA family protein; translation: MAELSAGQPNEEARQATVGAQEVGSVAVRTFEARQSAAAAATDYDADFAAYGLAYNELGYGPYDDPDAEYEPDPEYAATLAPDAARQRRERVGPTGRPLPYFPIPAPLAEHGPAQIIAMCNQKGGVGKTTSTINLGAALAEYGRRVLLVDFDPQGALSVGLGVNPMELDVTVYNLLMERGLTADEVLLKTAIPGMDLLPSNIDLSAAEVQLVSEVARESALARALKPLLPDYDYVIIDCQPSLGLLTVNALTAAHSVIVPLECEFFALRGVALLTETIEKVCERLNPDLRLDGILATMYDSRTVHSREVLARVVEAFGEHVFHTVIGRTVRFPETTVAGEPITTYATNSVGAAAYRQLAREVLDRCRPAE
- a CDS encoding helix-turn-helix domain-containing protein, translated to MLDAFTVLGLGRPDGQVYAALVVAPQSTAEELAEHCGLTLEQCREALDRLAEQGMATRAPVDRERYLSVAPDVAIGTLIGHREAELRSARAEMHRLMDAFREASRYTDPAHSVEVLTGGEAIAQRLEHLIESSQYQIRGFDCPPYVQDPTVEQPRQRAKLKSGVRIRTVFDKEAIAWPGRLEQEILTGVEDGEEARVRPVLPMKMMMADDKMAIIPISVGDSVLDAAYVIHPSALLQALDALFEAEWERAVPLQTVLGDGEGPGPEADHLKLLGLLAAGLTDESIARSLGWSARTTQRRLQGLMRELGATTRFQAGMAARERGWL
- a CDS encoding pseudouridine synthase; translated protein: MRSSGNGGNGRNSGGQGRGGQGGRGGQQGGGRGGSSSYGGGGGQQGGRGGQSSRGGSGSYGGGSGSGSGSSYGGGRGGSGSGSSYGGGSGRGGAGSGSGAGSYGRGGERREERRQPRPEERRYDRPEYGGGPNATPGRGAYDSRKPGAAPRPRREGQGAPGDPRRQPQRSRELQGRIEDRVLARHEGPDKEVGEDGERLQKVLARAGMGSRRACEELIAQGRVDVNGQTVLEQGRRVDPVKDEIKVDGLTVATQSYLFFALNKPAGVVSTMEDPEGRQCLGDYVTNRETRLFHVGRLDTETEGLILLTNHGELAHRLTHPKYGVTKTYLAAIQGPLPRDLGKTLAKGVELEDGWARADSFKVVSNLGKNYLVEVTLHEGRKHIVRRLLAEVGFPVEKLVRTAFGPISLGDQKSGWLRRLTNPEVGTLMREVGL
- a CDS encoding SMC-Scp complex subunit ScpB, giving the protein MVADEPVAEARLAGLLDASKDEVASVLRELAGEYTAQGRGFELRQVAGGWRFYSRAECSAAVERFVLDGQQARLTQAALEALAVVAYRQPVSRGRVSAVRGVNCDGVMRTLVQRGLVEEAGTEPETGAILYRTTNYFLERMGLRGLDELPELAPFLPEVDDVEAESLEGTMIAQAVAAAQEGPRPNQADQTDIDVRTF
- the ald gene encoding alanine dehydrogenase — encoded protein: MKVGIPREVKNHEYRVAITPAGVHELVRNGHEVVIEDNAGVGSSIPNEEYVAAGATILPTADEVWAAADMILKVKEPIAQEYHRLRKGQTLFTYLHLAADRAGTDALVASGTTAIAYETVQLPGGGLPLLAPMSEVAGRLAPQVGSYHLMRPAGGRGVLPGGVPGTHPAKAVVIGGGVSGWHAATIAIGMGYDVTLLDRDINKLREADKVFGTKVKAIVSNSFELEKAVVEADLVIGAVLIPGAKAPKLVTNELVAKMKPGSVLVDIAIDQGGCFEDSHPTTHAEPTFQVHDSVFYCVANMPGAVPNTSTYALTNATLPYVVELANRGWKEALRRDAALAKGLNVHEGQITFPAVAEAFGLESVSLESVLA
- a CDS encoding tetratricopeptide repeat protein gives rise to the protein MLAGRPGSGRTALAVRWAGSVAGDYPDGLLYARLSAPDGGRVGAGRAARMLLDQLGERPGAALLPGAAEEDPACEALREALGQRRVLVLLDDVRDAGQVWPLLAEKTQSLLLATTSGPLMGIDGIDPVILGGMDHRAAVDLLGELVGGTRISCDPVGAADLAEACANRPAALRLVAGWLRGEPRLAVTDAAARLHAVPPPAPVVVEGPQRPADPERETVPVVEGDPLRGAFELAYRRLPAARARLLRLCTLAPGQQVDLRTASALVGCPAPEAGASLAELAELELLEREPDAADGTERYRVPGRLYGRLVELRRESDRASEVELARARLLERLVRLVDSARLLLDPAAGPNPDPLPGPLRLRTAAHAEGWLLGEREQLLAAVADAVGQGDLDGSAGRLVTALLRALPLTGEAAPADLHALHESVLKVAERQGNPRRAAAALLNLGDLQAAAGRWEQAGERYRRAVELARGAGDEAGCARALEGVGHGHRALGDPLRAADAYGRALVLRQALGDQAAEARLLVRLAEAHAGLRRFEEALREYRSAAAVLRRTGDGRGEREVAALSARLQRHLGREGSGPLSE
- a CDS encoding ScpA family protein, which translates into the protein MAFQVRLENFEGPFDLLLGLIAKHKLDVTEVALSKVTDEFVAHIRAMGPEWDLDAATEFLVVAATLLDLKAARLLPVAEVEDEEDLALLEARDLLFARLLQYRAYKKVAALFAERWEAEALRRPRTVALEPQHALLLPEVVLTVGPERFARLAAKAFAPKPRPTVYVDHIHVPPVSVREQAALVAERLGALGAATFGQLAADAESTLVVVARFLALLELYRERALDFEQPQPLEELLVRWIAGAGRQVEVTDEFDRPAGGGEGGTA
- a CDS encoding NUDIX hydrolase, which codes for MSGIHDTAEEWDVRDGHTPFRGKVTGVRSEQVRMPDGVWAQRDYQLHPGSVAVLALDEQDRVLTLRQYRHPVRHRLWELPAGLLDVPGENPLHAAQRELFEEAHGKAGQWRVLVDFFTSPGGSDEAVRLFLATELSEAEEERYAAHGEELEIEAAWVPRAELVRLILAGELHNPTLVTGVLALTAALPGGLDALRPADAEWPARPY